The following are from one region of the Rosettibacter firmus genome:
- a CDS encoding GIY-YIG nuclease family protein: MFFVYVLRSLKDNKRYIGFTENLSLGIHPFGSRLKEHNNGLVKSTRRRIPLELIYFETFSSKHDALLREKFLKSGQGRTFLNSIIQSKVCNPPSAGESDRL; this comes from the coding sequence ATATTTTTTGTTTATGTTCTAAGGTCTCTTAAAGATAATAAACGGTATATTGGTTTTACTGAAAATTTATCCCTGGGAATCCATCCCTTTGGGAGCAGACTCAAGGAACATAATAATGGCCTTGTTAAATCCACTCGCAGACGCATCCCTCTTGAACTTATTTACTTCGAAACTTTCTCTTCAAAACATGATGCTCTCTTAAGAGAAAAATTTCTTAAATCTGGTCAAGGACGAACTTTTCTTAATTCCATTATCCAATCGAAGGTCTGCAACCCGCCTTCGGCGGGCGAATCCGACCGCCTTTAA
- a CDS encoding DUF2179 domain-containing protein — translation MTLETIFGALIIMLMRICDVTIGTFRTMLVVQAKKYHAAFVGFFEVLIWITAMSYIVRHLDNTINLIGYALGFAIGNILGVTLEQKVAIGFSQVSIVSLHHTDEIVSKLREKNFGVTKLPGEGKVGEISIILVIIKRKHLEEVLRLVESIDKRAFITVQHSRPYRGYIHGPRV, via the coding sequence ATGACATTAGAAACTATTTTTGGTGCATTAATTATTATGCTCATGCGTATATGTGATGTTACAATAGGTACATTCAGGACAATGTTAGTTGTGCAGGCAAAAAAATATCATGCTGCATTTGTAGGTTTTTTTGAAGTACTTATCTGGATTACGGCAATGAGTTACATAGTAAGACATTTAGACAATACAATTAATTTAATTGGTTATGCTTTAGGTTTTGCTATCGGGAACATATTAGGAGTAACATTAGAACAAAAAGTAGCAATTGGATTTTCACAGGTTAGTATAGTATCACTTCATCATACAGATGAAATTGTAAGCAAGCTAAGAGAAAAAAATTTTGGCGTTACAAAATTACCAGGTGAAGGGAAAGTCGGAGAGATTTCGATTATTTTGGTTATAATAAAAAGAAAACATTTAGAAGAGGTTTTAAGACTTGTAGAATCAATAGACAAACGAGCTTTTATCACAGTACAACATTCCCGTCCTTATCGAGGATATATACATGGTCCCAGGGTATAG
- a CDS encoding protein-L-isoaspartate(D-aspartate) O-methyltransferase, which yields MFEEDRLELVNSLRKKGITDERVLDAMLKVERHLFVPEAVRHHAYKDIALPIGYGQTISQPYTVAIMTQALKVQPGHKVLEIGTGSGYQAAILYEMGAKVFTIERNYELYNRALKIFDELNLRIAARCSDGTIGWEEFSPYDRIIVTAGSPSIPKNLKKQLAIDGILVIPVGDRQTQVLKILTKISEEEFRVNEIPYFAFVPLVGKEGWNGK from the coding sequence ATGTTTGAAGAAGATAGATTAGAATTAGTTAATAGTTTAAGAAAAAAAGGGATTACAGATGAGCGTGTACTTGATGCAATGCTTAAAGTAGAACGCCATTTATTTGTTCCCGAAGCTGTTCGACATCATGCTTATAAAGATATTGCTCTTCCAATTGGATATGGACAGACTATTTCGCAACCATATACTGTAGCAATAATGACACAAGCATTAAAAGTTCAACCAGGTCATAAGGTTTTAGAAATTGGTACAGGCTCTGGATATCAAGCTGCAATATTATATGAAATGGGGGCAAAGGTTTTTACTATTGAAAGAAATTATGAACTTTATAATAGAGCACTTAAAATTTTTGATGAATTGAATTTAAGAATAGCAGCACGCTGTAGTGATGGAACTATTGGTTGGGAAGAATTTTCTCCTTACGATAGAATTATTGTTACAGCTGGAAGTCCCTCAATTCCCAAAAACTTAAAAAAACAACTTGCTATTGATGGAATATTAGTTATACCAGTTGGCGATCGTCAAACACAGGTTTTAAAAATTCTTACAAAAATTTCTGAAGAAGAATTTCGAGTTAATGAAATCCCTTATTTTGCATTTGTACCCCTGGTTGGAAAAGAAGGATGGAACGGAAAGTAA